Proteins from a single region of Methanotorris igneus Kol 5:
- a CDS encoding SWIM zinc finger family protein yields MHYDNKIVERGREYYKNGLVKFCVKFEDFLYGEVVGGDVYDVKVDLSNYFGSCSCPYKYNCKHAYALIEAYKNNNYIDGNELFNSLSKKPKEEILEILKSIILKHNLWDDLIGKEDNLVEKGKAILKLIPVERKNIYTFKSFLRNQFIKNARDDELLEMLEEIANFDYFDYEDRDVVEIIESIVVEIFERGNKKTIKKALELSNKYKYALWIIREYFYDYCIEAGLVDDFAEKY; encoded by the coding sequence ATGCATTACGATAATAAAATTGTTGAAAGGGGAAGGGAATACTACAAAAATGGGCTCGTTAAGTTCTGCGTGAAATTTGAGGATTTTCTTTATGGAGAGGTCGTTGGTGGAGATGTTTATGATGTTAAAGTTGATTTGAGCAACTATTTTGGATCCTGCTCATGTCCATACAAATACAACTGTAAACATGCCTATGCTTTAATTGAGGCATATAAAAACAACAACTACATTGATGGAAATGAATTATTTAACTCTCTCAGCAAAAAACCAAAAGAAGAAATTTTGGAAATTTTAAAGAGCATAATTTTAAAACATAATCTTTGGGATGATTTAATTGGAAAGGAAGATAACTTAGTGGAAAAAGGCAAGGCAATCTTAAAACTTATTCCTGTTGAAAGAAAAAATATTTATACATTCAAATCTTTTTTAAGAAACCAATTTATTAAAAATGCACGTGATGACGAGCTGTTGGAGATGTTAGAGGAGATTGCAAATTTTGATTATTTTGATTATGAAGATAGGGATGTTGTTGAAATTATAGAATCTATTGTTGTGGAAATATTCGAGAGAGGAAACAAAAAAACAATAAAAAAGGCCTTAGAACTTTCAAATAAATATAAGTATGCACTATGGATTATTAGAGAGTATTTTTATGATTATTGCATAGAGGCAGGCCTAGTAGATGATTTCGCAGAAAAGTATTAA
- a CDS encoding DHH family phosphoesterase → MIEKCRICNGTGKKIVRYKPCPVCEGTGYVEEFNPKAHLKNVSKRAKYDLELAEVPCEECNGTGKVPVYDVCDFCGGSGKIVKCDKCGRVIGKYPQDKDKTLCAKCQQEEEERRKNLRNVYEVDELCTFSDIETGKFYKGIVTRIERYGVFISLNEQTRGLLRPREMVGKRLEDFNIGDEVIVQVTDVRPEKREIDFRYIPITNYNIVKLEKEVPLSPIKNITSKIIEMKDEVVHIQGEVIQIVQTPGPTVFTVTDGTDVAWVAAIEIAGLRAHPEVKVGDVIDVIGRVSIREGKLQIERIRLRKLEEDEAREVKEKIEAEIERKSEPARDIEFLVKSEVLEKLRPRMADVAKRIRRAILDGRPIIIRHHADTDGYCGGLALERAILPIIQEFAIDEDAQWHFFKRRPSKAPFYELEDVTKDLVFSIEDHLKFGQKLPLIILVDNGSTDEDIPAISKAKAYGIEVIVIDHHFPGEVVDGKVEVDEFVDAHVNPYLVGGDSNLTAGVLSTEIARMINPNVSESIKHLPGIAVVGDHAKGEEAEQYVKIALERLNELSKKYGRGNTYDREYLEKISLCMDFEAFYLRFMDGKGIVDDILGVNNEEFARHERLIEILYEQAMKMVDRQMRAVLPSIKTMELENGIVLNLLDVEKHAHKFTFPAPGKTCGFAHDHMVQKFGEDRPIITLAYGPDFGVVRATDAVHERYDFNLNLIVEQLMEEIPEASLDGGGHECAGSLKFVEGLRDRVLNRFIEIIKSMKPKQQ, encoded by the coding sequence ATGATAGAGAAATGTAGAATCTGTAACGGAACTGGAAAAAAAATTGTAAGATACAAGCCATGTCCTGTGTGCGAAGGAACTGGGTATGTTGAGGAGTTTAATCCAAAAGCGCACTTAAAAAATGTATCAAAAAGGGCAAAGTATGATTTAGAATTGGCAGAAGTTCCATGTGAGGAATGTAATGGAACAGGTAAAGTTCCAGTTTATGATGTCTGTGATTTTTGTGGAGGTAGTGGAAAGATAGTAAAATGTGATAAATGTGGAAGGGTTATTGGAAAGTATCCTCAAGATAAAGACAAAACACTATGTGCTAAATGTCAGCAAGAAGAGGAAGAGAGAAGAAAGAACTTAAGGAATGTTTATGAGGTTGATGAACTTTGCACATTTAGTGACATAGAAACTGGAAAGTTCTACAAGGGTATAGTAACAAGAATTGAAAGGTATGGAGTATTTATTTCATTAAATGAACAAACAAGGGGTCTTTTAAGACCAAGAGAGATGGTCGGTAAGAGATTGGAGGACTTTAACATAGGGGATGAAGTAATTGTCCAAGTAACAGATGTTAGGCCAGAGAAGAGGGAAATTGACTTTAGATATATACCAATAACCAACTACAATATAGTTAAATTAGAAAAAGAAGTTCCATTATCACCAATTAAAAACATAACAAGCAAGATCATAGAAATGAAAGATGAAGTTGTCCATATACAGGGAGAAGTTATTCAAATTGTCCAAACTCCCGGCCCTACAGTATTTACAGTAACAGATGGAACTGATGTTGCATGGGTTGCGGCAATAGAGATTGCTGGTTTAAGGGCACACCCTGAGGTCAAAGTTGGGGATGTAATTGATGTTATTGGTAGGGTATCGATAAGAGAAGGAAAACTCCAAATTGAAAGGATTAGATTGAGGAAATTAGAGGAAGATGAGGCAAGAGAAGTTAAAGAAAAGATTGAAGCAGAAATAGAGAGAAAATCAGAACCTGCAAGGGATATAGAATTCTTAGTAAAAAGTGAGGTCTTAGAAAAATTAAGACCAAGAATGGCAGATGTTGCAAAAAGAATAAGAAGGGCTATTTTGGATGGAAGACCAATTATAATAAGACACCATGCTGATACAGATGGTTATTGTGGAGGATTGGCATTAGAGAGGGCAATACTCCCAATAATACAGGAGTTTGCAATAGATGAAGATGCTCAGTGGCACTTCTTCAAAAGAAGACCATCAAAGGCACCATTTTATGAATTAGAGGACGTTACTAAGGATTTAGTATTCTCTATTGAAGATCACTTGAAATTTGGGCAGAAGTTGCCATTGATTATATTAGTTGATAATGGAAGTACTGATGAGGACATCCCAGCAATCTCTAAGGCAAAGGCCTATGGTATTGAGGTTATAGTTATAGACCACCACTTCCCAGGGGAAGTTGTTGATGGAAAAGTTGAGGTTGATGAATTCGTTGATGCCCATGTTAATCCTTACTTAGTTGGTGGAGACAGCAACCTAACAGCAGGGGTCTTATCAACCGAGATAGCAAGGATGATAAACCCAAACGTCTCAGAGAGCATTAAGCATCTTCCAGGAATTGCAGTTGTTGGAGATCATGCGAAAGGAGAAGAGGCAGAACAGTATGTAAAAATTGCACTTGAAAGGTTAAATGAACTCAGTAAAAAATATGGTAGAGGAAACACCTACGACAGAGAATACTTAGAAAAGATATCTTTGTGTATGGACTTTGAGGCATTCTACTTAAGATTCATGGATGGAAAGGGTATTGTGGATGATATATTAGGGGTTAATAATGAGGAATTTGCAAGGCATGAAAGGTTAATAGAAATATTATACGAGCAAGCAATGAAGATGGTTGATAGGCAGATGAGAGCAGTCCTCCCATCAATAAAAACAATGGAACTCGAAAATGGAATTGTATTGAATCTCTTAGATGTGGAGAAACATGCTCACAAATTTACATTCCCTGCCCCAGGAAAAACATGTGGGTTTGCTCATGACCACATGGTTCAGAAGTTTGGGGAAGATAGACCAATAATAACCCTCGCCTATGGACCTGATTTTGGGGTTGTGAGGGCTACAGATGCTGTCCATGAGAGGTATGACTTTAACTTGAACTTAATTGTTGAGCAACTTATGGAAGAAATTCCTGAGGCATCGTTGGATGGCGGAGGGCATGAATGTGCTGGAAGTTTGAAATTTGTTGAAGGATTAAGAGATAGAGTATTAAATAGATTCATAGAAATTATAAAATCTATGAAACCAAAACAACAATAA
- the aroC gene encoding chorismate synthase: MNTIGDMFRVTTWGESHGKAVGAVVDGCPANLPLSEEDIQKELNRRRPGYSLFSTPRKEEDKVEILSGIFEGKTTGAPILALVYNKNQRPKDYSKIKDTPRPGHADLTYHLKYRHVDYRGGGRSSGRTTIGNVIGGAIAKKLLDYTHNIKIIGYAIKIGKIEGDFSYYKNEELFNNMDEDSLKNLIERIESNPLRCPSSNEKEMEEYVLNAIENQESVGGVVEIVALNVPIGVGNPIFNKLDGELAKSLMSINAVKGVEIGRGFESAEMFGSEMNDEIYFDDEKNIRLKTNNCGGILGGISCGTPIVIRIAIKPTPSISKKQHTIDLRTLENVDIAIEGRHDPIIVPRVIPVAESMVAITLADLMIKGGFIHPCRL; the protein is encoded by the coding sequence ATGAATACCATTGGAGACATGTTTAGGGTAACTACGTGGGGAGAAAGTCACGGAAAAGCCGTCGGAGCTGTTGTTGATGGATGTCCAGCAAATTTGCCATTATCTGAAGAGGATATTCAAAAAGAACTGAACAGGAGAAGGCCAGGTTATAGTTTATTCTCAACACCAAGAAAAGAGGAAGATAAAGTTGAGATACTCTCTGGGATTTTTGAAGGTAAAACCACTGGAGCTCCAATATTGGCATTAGTTTATAATAAAAATCAGAGACCTAAAGATTACAGCAAAATAAAAGACACCCCAAGACCAGGACATGCAGATTTAACATACCATTTAAAATATAGGCATGTAGATTATAGAGGAGGGGGGAGAAGCAGTGGAAGAACAACCATAGGAAATGTCATTGGTGGAGCAATAGCAAAGAAACTTTTGGACTATACTCACAACATTAAGATTATTGGATATGCAATAAAGATTGGTAAGATTGAAGGAGATTTCAGCTATTATAAAAATGAAGAACTCTTTAACAATATGGATGAAGATTCCCTAAAAAATCTTATTGAAAGAATTGAAAGCAATCCGTTAAGATGCCCATCATCAAATGAGAAGGAAATGGAAGAGTATGTTTTAAATGCAATAGAAAATCAGGAGAGTGTTGGGGGAGTCGTTGAGATAGTTGCATTAAATGTGCCTATAGGTGTGGGAAACCCAATATTTAATAAATTGGATGGAGAGTTGGCGAAATCCTTAATGAGTATAAATGCAGTTAAAGGTGTTGAAATTGGGAGAGGGTTTGAGAGTGCGGAGATGTTTGGAAGTGAAATGAATGATGAAATTTATTTTGATGATGAGAAAAACATAAGATTAAAAACCAACAACTGCGGTGGGATTTTAGGAGGAATAAGTTGTGGGACTCCAATTGTTATTAGAATTGCCATAAAGCCAACACCTTCAATATCAAAAAAGCAACACACAATTGATTTAAGAACCCTTGAAAATGTAGATATAGCAATTGAGGGTAGGCATGACCCAATAATAGTTCCAAGAGTTATTCCAGTAGCGGAATCTATGGTGGCAATAACTCTTGCTGATTTAATGATAAAAGGAGGGTTTATACATCCTTGTAGGCTCTAA
- a CDS encoding 30S ribosomal protein S15 — MARLHSDRRGSSGSKRPLRKEVPEWVTLKPEEVEELVVKLAKEGYQSAMIGMILRDTYGIPDVKLITGKKISQIMKEHGVYPEVPEDLLNLMRRAVNLRNHLEQHPKDLHSKRGLQLIESKIRRLVKYYKRKGVLPMDWRYTPEKARLLVE; from the coding sequence ATGGCAAGACTTCACTCAGATAGAAGAGGTTCCTCCGGTTCAAAGAGGCCTTTAAGGAAAGAAGTTCCTGAATGGGTCACTTTGAAACCAGAGGAAGTTGAGGAGTTAGTAGTTAAATTAGCAAAAGAAGGATACCAATCAGCAATGATTGGAATGATATTGAGAGATACCTACGGAATACCTGACGTAAAATTAATTACTGGAAAGAAAATCTCACAAATAATGAAAGAACATGGTGTATATCCAGAAGTTCCAGAAGATTTACTTAACTTAATGAGAAGAGCAGTCAACTTAAGAAACCACTTAGAACAGCACCCAAAAGATTTACACTCAAAGAGAGGATTACAATTAATTGAATCAAAAATCAGAAGATTGGTTAAATACTACAAGAGAAAAGGAGTATTGCCAATGGATTGGAGATACACACCAGAAAAAGCAAGATTGTTGGTCGAATAA
- the mtnA gene encoding S-methyl-5-thioribose-1-phosphate isomerase yields MRGKDLRPIIWDDDKKELILIDQRKLPHKLEYFTCKTYEDVAFAIKDMVVRGAPAIGISAAYGMALAEIHGEDIEKAYNTLKNTRPTAVNLFWALNRVMDAYDKGRSILEEAKKIHEEDIETCRKIGEIGEKLIEDGDTILTHCNAGALACSAYGTALSVIRFAHYNNKKIQVIADETRPRLQGAKLTAFELSYEGIPVKVIPDNMAGYLMSKGMIDKIIVGADRILSDYHVFNKIGTYSLAILAKYHNIPFYVAAPYSTFDFESKVEDVIVEERGEKEVAYIDGVRIIPEGVGVYNYAFDCTPPELITAIITEKGIIYPNEKK; encoded by the coding sequence ATGAGAGGGAAGGATTTAAGGCCCATAATTTGGGATGATGACAAAAAGGAATTAATCTTAATTGACCAGAGAAAACTCCCACATAAATTAGAATACTTTACCTGCAAAACTTATGAGGATGTTGCATTTGCGATAAAGGATATGGTCGTTAGAGGAGCTCCAGCGATAGGTATCTCTGCTGCCTACGGGATGGCTCTTGCTGAAATTCATGGGGAGGATATTGAGAAGGCATATAACACATTAAAAAACACAAGACCTACTGCTGTAAACTTATTTTGGGCATTGAATAGGGTTATGGATGCTTATGATAAGGGGAGATCAATCCTTGAAGAAGCAAAAAAGATACATGAAGAGGATATAGAAACTTGCAGAAAAATTGGGGAAATTGGGGAGAAACTTATTGAAGATGGGGATACAATTTTAACCCACTGCAATGCGGGGGCTTTAGCATGTTCCGCCTATGGGACTGCCTTGAGTGTTATAAGATTTGCACATTACAACAACAAAAAAATTCAAGTTATAGCAGATGAAACAAGACCAAGATTGCAGGGGGCTAAACTCACAGCATTTGAGTTAAGTTATGAGGGCATTCCAGTAAAGGTAATTCCTGACAACATGGCTGGCTACTTAATGAGTAAGGGGATGATTGATAAAATTATTGTTGGGGCAGATAGGATTTTGAGTGATTATCATGTATTCAACAAGATAGGGACATACTCACTTGCAATCCTCGCCAAATACCACAACATCCCATTCTATGTCGCAGCACCATATTCAACGTTTGATTTTGAAAGCAAAGTTGAAGATGTTATTGTTGAGGAGAGGGGAGAAAAAGAAGTAGCATATATTGATGGAGTTAGGATTATCCCAGAAGGAGTTGGTGTTTATAACTATGCATTTGATTGCACTCCACCTGAGTTGATAACAGCTATTATAACTGAAAAAGGAATAATATATCCAAACGAGAAAAAATAG
- a CDS encoding indole-3-glycerol phosphate synthase TrpC, whose product MNVLDKIVKDTRKRIELERGRNILRELENFIKDRELDEYIEKHSKLKLSKSIKKAKETRNPIITEIKPSSPSKGNIRRIKEEDIENIARDMVEGGCCGISILTEPKYFNGSYRNLIIARKFKVPILFKDFVVDFYQIDIAKTIGANIVLLMVSVLGEDIGEFLDYAHENDLECLVETHSEEEIDIALDSNAKIIGINNRDLKTLNIDLKTTEKLAPLIPNKKIKISESGIYTRDDLMYVLKYTNCALIGSSIMESGNIKEKVEELSRK is encoded by the coding sequence ATGAATGTTTTAGATAAAATTGTAAAGGATACAAGGAAAAGAATAGAATTAGAAAGAGGAAGGAATATATTGAGAGAATTGGAAAATTTTATCAAAGATCGTGAACTTGATGAGTATATTGAAAAACATAGCAAATTAAAACTATCAAAAAGTATAAAAAAAGCGAAAGAAACAAGAAATCCAATAATTACAGAAATTAAACCATCATCACCATCAAAAGGAAATATCAGAAGAATTAAAGAGGAAGATATTGAAAATATAGCAAGAGATATGGTTGAGGGCGGATGTTGTGGAATTTCCATCCTAACTGAGCCAAAATATTTTAATGGAAGTTATAGAAATTTGATTATAGCAAGGAAATTTAAAGTTCCAATACTCTTCAAGGATTTTGTTGTTGATTTTTATCAGATCGACATAGCAAAAACCATTGGAGCAAATATAGTGTTGTTGATGGTTTCTGTTTTAGGGGAAGATATTGGAGAGTTCTTGGATTATGCTCATGAGAATGATTTGGAGTGTTTAGTTGAAACACATAGCGAGGAAGAAATTGATATTGCATTAGACAGTAATGCAAAGATTATTGGCATAAATAATAGGGATTTAAAAACACTCAATATTGATTTAAAAACCACGGAAAAATTAGCTCCATTAATACCAAATAAAAAGATAAAAATAAGTGAAAGTGGGATTTATACAAGAGACGATTTAATGTATGTTCTAAAATATACTAACTGTGCTTTAATTGGCTCATCAATAATGGAAAGTGGAAATATAAAAGAGAAAGTTGAAGAATTATCAAGAAAATAG
- the fbp gene encoding fructose-1,6-bisphosphate aldolase/phosphatase encodes MDNNKITVSVIKADVGGLCGHTLAPEDLLEACEGVLEEAVDELIIDYYVTRCGDDVDLIMTHKMGVDNEKIHKLAWNAFEEATKIAKELKLYGAGQDLLAECFSGNVRGLGPGCAEMEFVERPSEPIVVFCCDKTDPAAFNLPLYKIFADPFNTAGLVFDPSMTSGFAFEVHDVIGSKKVILNTPEETYSLLALIGDVERYAIKRVYRRRDNEIAAVVSTEKLNYIAGEYVGKDDPVAVVRAQSGFPAVGEILEPFANPHFVAGWMRGSHWGPLMPVGEEDATPSRFDGPARIMALGFQLADGMLIGPNDLFADKGFDKAREKALEMADIIRRMGPFQPHRLPSGMMEYTTVPKVLEKLKDRFEPLDDEPKKLEKCRDRGDVE; translated from the coding sequence ATGGATAACAACAAAATAACTGTTAGTGTAATTAAGGCAGATGTCGGTGGTTTATGTGGACACACATTAGCACCAGAGGATTTATTAGAAGCTTGTGAAGGTGTGTTAGAGGAGGCAGTTGATGAATTAATAATTGACTATTATGTCACAAGATGTGGGGATGACGTAGATTTAATTATGACACACAAAATGGGAGTAGATAACGAAAAAATACACAAATTAGCATGGAACGCATTTGAAGAAGCAACTAAGATTGCAAAAGAACTTAAATTGTATGGGGCAGGACAAGATTTACTTGCAGAATGTTTCTCTGGAAATGTTAGAGGATTGGGTCCAGGATGTGCAGAAATGGAGTTCGTTGAGAGACCAAGCGAACCAATAGTCGTATTCTGCTGTGACAAAACAGACCCAGCGGCATTTAACTTGCCATTATACAAGATATTTGCTGACCCATTTAACACAGCAGGTTTAGTATTTGACCCATCAATGACAAGTGGATTTGCATTTGAAGTTCACGACGTAATAGGCAGCAAAAAAGTTATTTTAAACACCCCAGAAGAGACATACTCATTATTAGCATTGATTGGGGATGTTGAAAGATATGCAATTAAGAGAGTTTATAGAAGAAGAGATAATGAAATTGCAGCAGTTGTCAGTACTGAGAAATTAAACTACATTGCAGGGGAGTATGTTGGTAAAGACGACCCAGTTGCAGTTGTAAGGGCACAAAGTGGATTCCCAGCAGTTGGGGAAATATTAGAGCCATTTGCTAACCCACACTTTGTTGCAGGATGGATGAGAGGTAGCCACTGGGGTCCATTAATGCCTGTTGGTGAGGAAGACGCAACACCTTCAAGATTTGATGGGCCTGCAAGAATTATGGCGTTAGGATTCCAATTGGCAGATGGTATGTTAATAGGGCCAAACGACTTGTTTGCAGATAAGGGCTTCGATAAAGCAAGAGAAAAAGCTTTAGAAATGGCAGACATTATAAGAAGAATGGGGCCATTCCAACCACACAGATTACCATCAGGAATGATGGAATATACAACAGTCCCAAAGGTCTTAGAAAAATTAAAAGATAGATTTGAGCCACTTGATGATGAGCCTAAAAAATTAGAAAAATGTAGGGATAGAGGAGATGTAGAATAA